The following coding sequences lie in one Kryptolebias marmoratus isolate JLee-2015 linkage group LG5, ASM164957v2, whole genome shotgun sequence genomic window:
- the LOC108238695 gene encoding uncharacterized protein LOC108238695 isoform X1 produces MEVCPIVYVFFLDKRHLTVSPGILCGVCSNNMGLGIRCYGSFSFYTHAARVWFTLLAVRWTFKAWSWILAELLIVTDSVRNFYGQNFSMQKRFGLVAPGFHFWYLWMMWSYSQILRRVAELMVVDVNKKMYNKISGQSNQSAMHTLKVQLQQTSGRRPLSAPASSSVPPVKASAAFKKHVTFVMDDNNKVMTIGSEDYGAAEQMSVTEITSQTTQVILEFRDGKEKDMKLLKSSPICNKQLHPILKRSAVASPMSRPPEKSLTAPQNNPFCSTELTVLCNAPCSPAPGSKRENIPRSAKVTPKGSVAPWIKAISVATAKMAKRPFKQKNTDAFATMAHTKKSLGENTDVALNLHEINLAYAPHLNAAVPELKKPRKEPSSLSAHKTTQSRNPSKIGLNQLIIVSWEGKQQVYCVLCSVRLKSSSHTSSYNHCYNYVRMKYPGWTATPPELESKLNSIVAHLAKVEKDVGFQSPRRVEVTKDMYRKLASLAEDTAVEMVKGVLKQKSRHVSTFKAETEALRPEAASPCQVSSSNDGLYVVDDKISGFVNNQTRQEQKKLDQKLQIQLTGEDNPVEHWSVRGQSSDDDKSSVVQERLHTSIYDKVHPDPVPGSQAEEIKETVQKDKCAKVNSMSQIARGNKSSVPTGQQNPSGSSYSTEPGAGLGGCSTLQEQPRTSVGAKAHACSRLVFFLTVSQKLNTVIGIAFVWECRAICQETFYLCESCEEMLSCRDICHHMVSLCHQLRYLWKKHPEFLQMFWLKEDLPPELKTDILNDVVRALVARERFHKVDAQCVLLEQKLYWFVRKTNFSEALKVVRNTKNEENRITSCLPISPAQQKGQLSEDQRGRRPGGQLAQAFQTNQRSNPGQQNDSLCAEEPLPPESLIDPALNAKPRIAFAEQSVSKTDVRKTPTGEDSHEVRNRRKSSPDVSCSLKTEPAASPVPILHPSLNPHETSSGSSLQPLSPRRSHLLQVKPLSESTSISATVGQILEVSLKNQLSLIRKRAAETLLQSCTSGPLEHPLPAQRTASPVSVKSEPSPPSSFIPAANPTLLALNGRTSALKQTLVSELKLDRVLSKAAPDDSKTSDPRAAISSENVNTRWDSEIVAIKSPIASLKRRWDSKCQLIKATAKTHLAFNSAKRIKTEASLDWEKNLSSGVGSASSGEQLLKGNCPAAALQGSGRFGKNVSSFTQSCVHTPPKTED; encoded by the exons ATGGAAGTTTGCCCAATTGTCTACgtgttttttttggacaaaaggCATTTGACTGTGTCCCCTGGGATACTCTGTGGGGTGTGCTCCAATAATATGGGACTGGGGATCCGTTGTTACGGGTCATTCAGTTTCTATACACATGCTGCCAGAGTCTGGTTCACATTACTGGCAGTACGTTGGACCTTTAAGGCTTGGAGTTGGATTTTGGCAGAACTGCTCAttgtcacagattctgttcgtaacttttatggacagaatttctcgATGCAGAAGAGGTTTGGTTTGGTGGCCCCAGGATTCCATTTCTGGTATTTGtggatgatgtggtcctattctCAGATACTCCGCAGGGTAGCTGAGCTCATG GTTGTTGATGTGAACAAAAAGATGTACAATAAGATTTCAGGACAAAGCAATCAGTCAG CAATGCACACACTAAAGGTACAGCTTCAGCAAACCAGCGGGAGAAGGCCCCTTTCAGCGCCGGCATCCTCATCTGTTCCACCTGTAAAAGCCtcagctgcatttaaaaaacatgtcacCTTTGTGATGGACGACAACAACAAG GTTATGACGATTGGTTCAGAAGACTATGGGGCAGCTGAACAAATGTCTGTGACAGAAATCACTTCTCAAACGACTCAAGTGATCCTTGAATTCCGTGATGGGAAGGAAAAGGATATGAAGTTGCTTAAATCAAGCCCAATCTGTAATAAGCAGCTCCACCCCATTTTAAAAAGGTCAGCTGTTGCCTCACCGATGTCCAGGCCACCGGAGAAGAGTCTAACTGCACCCCAAAACAACCCTTTTTGTTCCACGGAGTTAACAGTGCTTTGTAACGCGCCCTGCAGTCCTGCACCTGGCTCCAAAAGGGAAAACATTCCCAGATCTGCTAAAGTCACACCCAAAGGCTCAGTTGCTCCTTGGATTAAGGCTATATCTGTGGCCACTGCTAAAATGGCCAAACgaccatttaaacaaaaaaatactgacGCTTTCGCTACGATGGCCCACACGAAGAAATCCCTGGGGGAAAATACTGATGTTGCACTAAATCTTCATGAGATAAATTTGGCTTATGCTCCCCACCTGAACGCTGCCGTACCTGAACTCAAAAAGCCACGCAAAGAGCCGTCCTCGCTGTCTGCACACAAGACGACACAAAGTAGAAACCCTTCTAAAATTG GCTTGAACCAGCTGATAATAGTGTCATGGGAAGGGAAACAACAAGTCTACTGTGTGCTGTGTTCAGTCAGGCTGAAGAGCTCCAGTCACACCTCCAGCTACAACCACTGCTACAACTATGTG AGAATGAAGTATCCTGGATGGACTGCAACGCCACCGGAGTTGGAGAGTAAATTAAACAGCATAGTGGCTCATTTAGCCAAGGTTGAGAAAGACGTCGGATTTCAGAGCCCTCGG AGAGTGGAAGTAACAAAGGATATGTACCGAAAGCTGGCTTCTCTTGCAGAAGATACAG CTGTAGAGATGGTGAAAGGagtgttgaaacaaaaaagccGTCATGTCTCAACATtcaaagctgaaactgaggcTTTAAGGCCGGAAGCTGCCAGTCCGTGTCAAGTTTCAAGCTCTAATGATG GATTATATGTAGTTGATGACAAAATCTCCGGATTTGTTAATAACCAAACACggcaggaacaaaaaaaattggacCAGAAGCTGCAGATCCAGCTGACAG GGGAGGATAATCCAGTGGAGCACTGGTCTGTGAGAGGCCAGAGCTCAGATGATGATAAAAGCAGCGTGGTTCAGGAACGGCTTCACACATCGATTTATGACAAAGTTCATCCAGATCCCGTTCCAGGCAGCCAGgctgaagaaataaaag AAACTGTCCAGAAAgataaatgtgcaaaagttAATTCTATGAGTCAAATCGCTCGTGGGAATAAAAGTTCTG TTCCAACAGGGCAGCAGAACCCGTCTGGGTCGAGCTACAGCACAGAACCAGGCGCAGGACTTGGCGGTTGCAGCACCTTACAAGAACAGCCCAGAACCTCAGTCG GGGCCAAAGCTCACGCCTGCAGtcgtttggtttttttcttgaCAGTAAGTCAGAAGTTGAACACAGTCATCG GTATAGCCTTTGTGTGGGAGTGTCGGGCCATTTGTCAGGAAACGTTCTACCTGTGTGAAAGCTGCGAGGAGATGCTCTCGTGTCGGGACATCTGTCATCACATGGTCAGCCTGTGTCACCAGCTCAGATATCTG TGGAAGAAGCACCCGGAGTTTCTGCAGATGTTCTGGCTGAAGGAAGATCTACCTCCAGAGTTAAAAACGGACATTTTAAACGACGTGGTCCGGGCACTGGTAGCGCGAGAGCGTTTCCACAAAGTGGATGCACAG TGTGTATTGCTGGAACAGAAGTTGTATTGGTTTGTTCGAAAAACTAATTTCAGTGAAG ctttaaaagtggtgagaaatacaaaaaatgagGAGAACCGAATCACCTCCTGCCTACCAATCAGTCCTGCACAACAGAAAG GCCAGCTGAGTGAGGACCAGCGGGGTCGTCGTCCAGGAGGACAGTTGGCTCAAGCATTTCAGACGAATCAGAGAAGTAACCCAg GACAGCAGAATGACAGCCTGTGTGCAGAAGAGCCTCTTCCCCCTGAGAGTCTAATAGATCCAGCATTAAACGCAAAACCCAGAATTGCCTTTG CTGAACAAAGCGTCTCAAAAACTGATGTGAGGAAGACGCCAACGGGTGAAGATTCACATGAggtcagaaacagaagaaaatcaaGCCCAGATGTGAGCTGCTCCTTAAAGACTGAACCCGCTGCTTCTCCCGTCCCTATCCTTCATCCTTCTCTTAACCCCCACGAGACCAGCAGTGGTTCTTCTCTCCAACCCCTCTCGCCACGTCGCTCTCACCTGCTGCAAGTTAAACCATTATCGGAATCAACTTCCATCAGCGCTACAGTCGGTCAGATCTTAGAAGTTTCCCTCAAAAATCAACTCTCTCTGATCAGaaaaagagcagcagaaactcTGCTCCAGTCCTGCACCAGCGGCCCACTGGAACATCCTTTACCAGCCCAACGTACAGCCAGCCCAGTGAGTGTTAAGAGTGAGCCCAGCCCTCCATCTTCATTTATCCCTGCTGCCAACCCCACCCTGCTGGCTCTGAATGGGAGGACTTCAgcactgaaacaaacactggTTTCTGAATTAAAGCTGGATCGTGTTCTTTCCAAAGCCGCTCCAGATGATTCTAAAACGAGTGACCCCCGTGCTGCCATTTCATCTGAAAACGTTAACACCAGATGGGACTCGGAAATCGTGGCGATCAAATCTCCAATTGCATCTCTTAAAAGAAGGTGGGATTCCAAATGTCAGCTGATTAAAGCCACAGCGAAGACGCACTTAGCCTTTAACTCTGCGAAACGGATCAAGACGGAAGCTTCTCTTGACTGGGAGAAAAATCTGAGCAGTGGTGTCGGCTCTGCGTCTTCAGGTGAGCAGCTGTTGAAGGGAAACTGTCCAGCTGCGGCTCTTCAGGGCTCAGGACGTTTTGGGAAAAATGTGAGCAGCTTTACACAAAGTTGTGTACACACCCCGCCCAAAACAGAGGACTGA
- the LOC108238695 gene encoding uncharacterized protein LOC108238695 isoform X3: MEVCPIVYVFFLDKRHLTVSPGILCGVCSNNMGLGIRCYGSFSFYTHAARVWFTLLAVRWTFKAWSWILAELLIVTDSVRNFYGQNFSMQKRFGLVAPGFHFWYLWMMWSYSQILRRVAELMVVDVNKKMYNKISGQSNQSAMHTLKVQLQQTSGRRPLSAPASSSVPPVKASAAFKKHVTFVMDDNNKVMTIGSEDYGAAEQMSVTEITSQTTQVILEFRDGKEKDMKLLKSSPICNKQLHPILKRSAVASPMSRPPEKSLTAPQNNPFCSTELTVLCNAPCSPAPGSKRENIPRSAKVTPKGSVAPWIKAISVATAKMAKRPFKQKNTDAFATMAHTKKSLGENTDVALNLHEINLAYAPHLNAAVPELKKPRKEPSSLSAHKTTQSRNPSKIGLNQLIIVSWEGKQQVYCVLCSVRLKSSSHTSSYNHCYNYVRMKYPGWTATPPELESKLNSIVAHLAKVEKDVGFQSPRRVEVTKDMYRKLASLAEDTAVEMVKGVLKQKSRHVSTFKAETEALRPEAASPCQVSSSNDGLYVVDDKISGFVNNQTRQEQKKLDQKLQIQLTGEDNPVEHWSVRGQSSDDDKSSVVQERLHTSIYDKVHPDPVPGSQAEEIKETVQKDKCAKVNSMSQIARGNKSSVPTGQQNPSGSSYSTEPGAGLGGCSTLQEQPRTSVGAKAHACSRLVFFLTVSQKLNTVIGIAFVWECRAICQETFYLCESCEEMLSCRDICHHMVSLCHQLRYLWKKHPEFLQMFWLKEDLPPELKTDILNDVVRALVARERFHKVDAQCVLLEQKLYWFVRKTNFSEALKVVRNTKNEENRITSCLPISPAQQKGQLSEDQRGRRPGGQLAQAFQTNQRSNPGQQNDSLCAEEPLPPESLIDPALNAKPRIAFGCPPPLPQSLL; encoded by the exons ATGGAAGTTTGCCCAATTGTCTACgtgttttttttggacaaaaggCATTTGACTGTGTCCCCTGGGATACTCTGTGGGGTGTGCTCCAATAATATGGGACTGGGGATCCGTTGTTACGGGTCATTCAGTTTCTATACACATGCTGCCAGAGTCTGGTTCACATTACTGGCAGTACGTTGGACCTTTAAGGCTTGGAGTTGGATTTTGGCAGAACTGCTCAttgtcacagattctgttcgtaacttttatggacagaatttctcgATGCAGAAGAGGTTTGGTTTGGTGGCCCCAGGATTCCATTTCTGGTATTTGtggatgatgtggtcctattctCAGATACTCCGCAGGGTAGCTGAGCTCATG GTTGTTGATGTGAACAAAAAGATGTACAATAAGATTTCAGGACAAAGCAATCAGTCAG CAATGCACACACTAAAGGTACAGCTTCAGCAAACCAGCGGGAGAAGGCCCCTTTCAGCGCCGGCATCCTCATCTGTTCCACCTGTAAAAGCCtcagctgcatttaaaaaacatgtcacCTTTGTGATGGACGACAACAACAAG GTTATGACGATTGGTTCAGAAGACTATGGGGCAGCTGAACAAATGTCTGTGACAGAAATCACTTCTCAAACGACTCAAGTGATCCTTGAATTCCGTGATGGGAAGGAAAAGGATATGAAGTTGCTTAAATCAAGCCCAATCTGTAATAAGCAGCTCCACCCCATTTTAAAAAGGTCAGCTGTTGCCTCACCGATGTCCAGGCCACCGGAGAAGAGTCTAACTGCACCCCAAAACAACCCTTTTTGTTCCACGGAGTTAACAGTGCTTTGTAACGCGCCCTGCAGTCCTGCACCTGGCTCCAAAAGGGAAAACATTCCCAGATCTGCTAAAGTCACACCCAAAGGCTCAGTTGCTCCTTGGATTAAGGCTATATCTGTGGCCACTGCTAAAATGGCCAAACgaccatttaaacaaaaaaatactgacGCTTTCGCTACGATGGCCCACACGAAGAAATCCCTGGGGGAAAATACTGATGTTGCACTAAATCTTCATGAGATAAATTTGGCTTATGCTCCCCACCTGAACGCTGCCGTACCTGAACTCAAAAAGCCACGCAAAGAGCCGTCCTCGCTGTCTGCACACAAGACGACACAAAGTAGAAACCCTTCTAAAATTG GCTTGAACCAGCTGATAATAGTGTCATGGGAAGGGAAACAACAAGTCTACTGTGTGCTGTGTTCAGTCAGGCTGAAGAGCTCCAGTCACACCTCCAGCTACAACCACTGCTACAACTATGTG AGAATGAAGTATCCTGGATGGACTGCAACGCCACCGGAGTTGGAGAGTAAATTAAACAGCATAGTGGCTCATTTAGCCAAGGTTGAGAAAGACGTCGGATTTCAGAGCCCTCGG AGAGTGGAAGTAACAAAGGATATGTACCGAAAGCTGGCTTCTCTTGCAGAAGATACAG CTGTAGAGATGGTGAAAGGagtgttgaaacaaaaaagccGTCATGTCTCAACATtcaaagctgaaactgaggcTTTAAGGCCGGAAGCTGCCAGTCCGTGTCAAGTTTCAAGCTCTAATGATG GATTATATGTAGTTGATGACAAAATCTCCGGATTTGTTAATAACCAAACACggcaggaacaaaaaaaattggacCAGAAGCTGCAGATCCAGCTGACAG GGGAGGATAATCCAGTGGAGCACTGGTCTGTGAGAGGCCAGAGCTCAGATGATGATAAAAGCAGCGTGGTTCAGGAACGGCTTCACACATCGATTTATGACAAAGTTCATCCAGATCCCGTTCCAGGCAGCCAGgctgaagaaataaaag AAACTGTCCAGAAAgataaatgtgcaaaagttAATTCTATGAGTCAAATCGCTCGTGGGAATAAAAGTTCTG TTCCAACAGGGCAGCAGAACCCGTCTGGGTCGAGCTACAGCACAGAACCAGGCGCAGGACTTGGCGGTTGCAGCACCTTACAAGAACAGCCCAGAACCTCAGTCG GGGCCAAAGCTCACGCCTGCAGtcgtttggtttttttcttgaCAGTAAGTCAGAAGTTGAACACAGTCATCG GTATAGCCTTTGTGTGGGAGTGTCGGGCCATTTGTCAGGAAACGTTCTACCTGTGTGAAAGCTGCGAGGAGATGCTCTCGTGTCGGGACATCTGTCATCACATGGTCAGCCTGTGTCACCAGCTCAGATATCTG TGGAAGAAGCACCCGGAGTTTCTGCAGATGTTCTGGCTGAAGGAAGATCTACCTCCAGAGTTAAAAACGGACATTTTAAACGACGTGGTCCGGGCACTGGTAGCGCGAGAGCGTTTCCACAAAGTGGATGCACAG TGTGTATTGCTGGAACAGAAGTTGTATTGGTTTGTTCGAAAAACTAATTTCAGTGAAG ctttaaaagtggtgagaaatacaaaaaatgagGAGAACCGAATCACCTCCTGCCTACCAATCAGTCCTGCACAACAGAAAG GCCAGCTGAGTGAGGACCAGCGGGGTCGTCGTCCAGGAGGACAGTTGGCTCAAGCATTTCAGACGAATCAGAGAAGTAACCCAg GACAGCAGAATGACAGCCTGTGTGCAGAAGAGCCTCTTCCCCCTGAGAGTCTAATAGATCCAGCATTAAACGCAAAACCCAGAATTGCCTTTG ggtgtcccccgcctctcccaCAGTCACTGCTTtag
- the LOC108238695 gene encoding uncharacterized protein LOC108238695 isoform X2: MYNKISGQSNQSAMHTLKVQLQQTSGRRPLSAPASSSVPPVKASAAFKKHVTFVMDDNNKVMTIGSEDYGAAEQMSVTEITSQTTQVILEFRDGKEKDMKLLKSSPICNKQLHPILKRSAVASPMSRPPEKSLTAPQNNPFCSTELTVLCNAPCSPAPGSKRENIPRSAKVTPKGSVAPWIKAISVATAKMAKRPFKQKNTDAFATMAHTKKSLGENTDVALNLHEINLAYAPHLNAAVPELKKPRKEPSSLSAHKTTQSRNPSKIGLNQLIIVSWEGKQQVYCVLCSVRLKSSSHTSSYNHCYNYVRMKYPGWTATPPELESKLNSIVAHLAKVEKDVGFQSPRRVEVTKDMYRKLASLAEDTAVEMVKGVLKQKSRHVSTFKAETEALRPEAASPCQVSSSNDGLYVVDDKISGFVNNQTRQEQKKLDQKLQIQLTGEDNPVEHWSVRGQSSDDDKSSVVQERLHTSIYDKVHPDPVPGSQAEEIKETVQKDKCAKVNSMSQIARGNKSSVPTGQQNPSGSSYSTEPGAGLGGCSTLQEQPRTSVGAKAHACSRLVFFLTVSQKLNTVIGIAFVWECRAICQETFYLCESCEEMLSCRDICHHMVSLCHQLRYLWKKHPEFLQMFWLKEDLPPELKTDILNDVVRALVARERFHKVDAQCVLLEQKLYWFVRKTNFSEALKVVRNTKNEENRITSCLPISPAQQKGQLSEDQRGRRPGGQLAQAFQTNQRSNPGQQNDSLCAEEPLPPESLIDPALNAKPRIAFAEQSVSKTDVRKTPTGEDSHEVRNRRKSSPDVSCSLKTEPAASPVPILHPSLNPHETSSGSSLQPLSPRRSHLLQVKPLSESTSISATVGQILEVSLKNQLSLIRKRAAETLLQSCTSGPLEHPLPAQRTASPVSVKSEPSPPSSFIPAANPTLLALNGRTSALKQTLVSELKLDRVLSKAAPDDSKTSDPRAAISSENVNTRWDSEIVAIKSPIASLKRRWDSKCQLIKATAKTHLAFNSAKRIKTEASLDWEKNLSSGVGSASSGEQLLKGNCPAAALQGSGRFGKNVSSFTQSCVHTPPKTED; encoded by the exons ATGTACAATAAGATTTCAGGACAAAGCAATCAGTCAG CAATGCACACACTAAAGGTACAGCTTCAGCAAACCAGCGGGAGAAGGCCCCTTTCAGCGCCGGCATCCTCATCTGTTCCACCTGTAAAAGCCtcagctgcatttaaaaaacatgtcacCTTTGTGATGGACGACAACAACAAG GTTATGACGATTGGTTCAGAAGACTATGGGGCAGCTGAACAAATGTCTGTGACAGAAATCACTTCTCAAACGACTCAAGTGATCCTTGAATTCCGTGATGGGAAGGAAAAGGATATGAAGTTGCTTAAATCAAGCCCAATCTGTAATAAGCAGCTCCACCCCATTTTAAAAAGGTCAGCTGTTGCCTCACCGATGTCCAGGCCACCGGAGAAGAGTCTAACTGCACCCCAAAACAACCCTTTTTGTTCCACGGAGTTAACAGTGCTTTGTAACGCGCCCTGCAGTCCTGCACCTGGCTCCAAAAGGGAAAACATTCCCAGATCTGCTAAAGTCACACCCAAAGGCTCAGTTGCTCCTTGGATTAAGGCTATATCTGTGGCCACTGCTAAAATGGCCAAACgaccatttaaacaaaaaaatactgacGCTTTCGCTACGATGGCCCACACGAAGAAATCCCTGGGGGAAAATACTGATGTTGCACTAAATCTTCATGAGATAAATTTGGCTTATGCTCCCCACCTGAACGCTGCCGTACCTGAACTCAAAAAGCCACGCAAAGAGCCGTCCTCGCTGTCTGCACACAAGACGACACAAAGTAGAAACCCTTCTAAAATTG GCTTGAACCAGCTGATAATAGTGTCATGGGAAGGGAAACAACAAGTCTACTGTGTGCTGTGTTCAGTCAGGCTGAAGAGCTCCAGTCACACCTCCAGCTACAACCACTGCTACAACTATGTG AGAATGAAGTATCCTGGATGGACTGCAACGCCACCGGAGTTGGAGAGTAAATTAAACAGCATAGTGGCTCATTTAGCCAAGGTTGAGAAAGACGTCGGATTTCAGAGCCCTCGG AGAGTGGAAGTAACAAAGGATATGTACCGAAAGCTGGCTTCTCTTGCAGAAGATACAG CTGTAGAGATGGTGAAAGGagtgttgaaacaaaaaagccGTCATGTCTCAACATtcaaagctgaaactgaggcTTTAAGGCCGGAAGCTGCCAGTCCGTGTCAAGTTTCAAGCTCTAATGATG GATTATATGTAGTTGATGACAAAATCTCCGGATTTGTTAATAACCAAACACggcaggaacaaaaaaaattggacCAGAAGCTGCAGATCCAGCTGACAG GGGAGGATAATCCAGTGGAGCACTGGTCTGTGAGAGGCCAGAGCTCAGATGATGATAAAAGCAGCGTGGTTCAGGAACGGCTTCACACATCGATTTATGACAAAGTTCATCCAGATCCCGTTCCAGGCAGCCAGgctgaagaaataaaag AAACTGTCCAGAAAgataaatgtgcaaaagttAATTCTATGAGTCAAATCGCTCGTGGGAATAAAAGTTCTG TTCCAACAGGGCAGCAGAACCCGTCTGGGTCGAGCTACAGCACAGAACCAGGCGCAGGACTTGGCGGTTGCAGCACCTTACAAGAACAGCCCAGAACCTCAGTCG GGGCCAAAGCTCACGCCTGCAGtcgtttggtttttttcttgaCAGTAAGTCAGAAGTTGAACACAGTCATCG GTATAGCCTTTGTGTGGGAGTGTCGGGCCATTTGTCAGGAAACGTTCTACCTGTGTGAAAGCTGCGAGGAGATGCTCTCGTGTCGGGACATCTGTCATCACATGGTCAGCCTGTGTCACCAGCTCAGATATCTG TGGAAGAAGCACCCGGAGTTTCTGCAGATGTTCTGGCTGAAGGAAGATCTACCTCCAGAGTTAAAAACGGACATTTTAAACGACGTGGTCCGGGCACTGGTAGCGCGAGAGCGTTTCCACAAAGTGGATGCACAG TGTGTATTGCTGGAACAGAAGTTGTATTGGTTTGTTCGAAAAACTAATTTCAGTGAAG ctttaaaagtggtgagaaatacaaaaaatgagGAGAACCGAATCACCTCCTGCCTACCAATCAGTCCTGCACAACAGAAAG GCCAGCTGAGTGAGGACCAGCGGGGTCGTCGTCCAGGAGGACAGTTGGCTCAAGCATTTCAGACGAATCAGAGAAGTAACCCAg GACAGCAGAATGACAGCCTGTGTGCAGAAGAGCCTCTTCCCCCTGAGAGTCTAATAGATCCAGCATTAAACGCAAAACCCAGAATTGCCTTTG CTGAACAAAGCGTCTCAAAAACTGATGTGAGGAAGACGCCAACGGGTGAAGATTCACATGAggtcagaaacagaagaaaatcaaGCCCAGATGTGAGCTGCTCCTTAAAGACTGAACCCGCTGCTTCTCCCGTCCCTATCCTTCATCCTTCTCTTAACCCCCACGAGACCAGCAGTGGTTCTTCTCTCCAACCCCTCTCGCCACGTCGCTCTCACCTGCTGCAAGTTAAACCATTATCGGAATCAACTTCCATCAGCGCTACAGTCGGTCAGATCTTAGAAGTTTCCCTCAAAAATCAACTCTCTCTGATCAGaaaaagagcagcagaaactcTGCTCCAGTCCTGCACCAGCGGCCCACTGGAACATCCTTTACCAGCCCAACGTACAGCCAGCCCAGTGAGTGTTAAGAGTGAGCCCAGCCCTCCATCTTCATTTATCCCTGCTGCCAACCCCACCCTGCTGGCTCTGAATGGGAGGACTTCAgcactgaaacaaacactggTTTCTGAATTAAAGCTGGATCGTGTTCTTTCCAAAGCCGCTCCAGATGATTCTAAAACGAGTGACCCCCGTGCTGCCATTTCATCTGAAAACGTTAACACCAGATGGGACTCGGAAATCGTGGCGATCAAATCTCCAATTGCATCTCTTAAAAGAAGGTGGGATTCCAAATGTCAGCTGATTAAAGCCACAGCGAAGACGCACTTAGCCTTTAACTCTGCGAAACGGATCAAGACGGAAGCTTCTCTTGACTGGGAGAAAAATCTGAGCAGTGGTGTCGGCTCTGCGTCTTCAGGTGAGCAGCTGTTGAAGGGAAACTGTCCAGCTGCGGCTCTTCAGGGCTCAGGACGTTTTGGGAAAAATGTGAGCAGCTTTACACAAAGTTGTGTACACACCCCGCCCAAAACAGAGGACTGA